The following coding sequences lie in one Musa acuminata AAA Group cultivar baxijiao chromosome BXJ3-1, Cavendish_Baxijiao_AAA, whole genome shotgun sequence genomic window:
- the LOC135628197 gene encoding BIIDXI-like protein At5g11420: protein MMHSAALALLLCSAVHIAFAMTDGLLPNGNFEATPKASEMNGTQVLGRYAIPQWEISGFVEYIESGHKQGDMLLVVPEGAYAVRLGNEASIKQKLTVVKGMYYSITFSAARTCAQDERLNVSVTPDSGMLPIQTMYGSVGWDSYAWAFRALFEVVHLVIHNPGVEEDPACGPLIDSVAIKTLYPPRLTRDNLLKNRDFEEGPYVFPNTTWGVLIPPNIEDDHSPLPGWMVESLKAVKYIDSDHFSVPHGKRAVELVAGKESALAQVARTIPGKVYTLTFSVGDAGNGCVGSMVVEAFASRGTVKIPYESKGTGGYKRAVLRFTAAVERTRVVFLSTFYHTKTDGSLCGPVVDDVSLLSVRSPRALRR from the exons ATGATGCATAGCGCTGCGCTGGCTCTGCTGCTGTGCTCCGCGGTTCACATTGCCTTTGCCATGACTGACG GTTTGTTGCCGAATGGGAACTTCGAGGCGACGCCGAAGGCGTCGGAGATGAACGGGACGCAGGTGTTGGGCCGCTACGCCATCCCGCAATGGGAGATCTCCGGCTTCGTGGAGTACATCGAGTCGGGGCACAAGCAGGGGGACATGCTTCTGGTGGTGCCGGAGGGGGCGTACGCCGTCCGGCTCGGCAACGAGGCCTCCATCAAGCAGAAGCTCACGGTGGTCAAGGGCATGTACTACTCCATCACCTTCAGCGCCGCCCGCACCTGCGCCCAGGACGAGCGCCTCAACGTGTCGGTCACCCCCGACTCCGGCATGCTCCCCATCCAGACCATGTACGGCAGCGTCGGCTGGGACTCCTACGCCTGGGCCTTCCGTGCCCTGTTCGAGGTGGTCCACCTCGTCATCCACAATCCCGGCGTCGAGGAGGACCCTGCCTGCGGCCCCCTCATCGACTCCGTCGCCATCAAAACTCTCTACCCGCCCAGGCTCACCAGAG ACAATCTGCTGAAGAACCGTGACTTCGAGGAAGGGCCATACGTTTTCCCCAACACCACATGGGGCGTGCTGATTCCACCCAACATCGAGGATGACCACTCACCCCTGCCCGGATGGATGGTGGAGTCCCTCAAGGCCGTCAAGTACATCGACTCGGACCACTTCTCGGTGCCCCATGGCAAGCGCGCCGTGGAGCTGGTGGCCGGGAAGGAGAGCGCCCTCGCCCAGGTGGCGCGCACCATCCCGGGGAAGGTCTACACGCTGACCTTCTCGGTCGGCGACGCGGGCAACGGCTGCGTGGGCTCCATGGTGGTGGAGGCATTCGCGTCCCGTGGCACCGTGAAGATCCCGTACGAGTCCAAGGGCACCGGCGGGTACAAGCGTGCGGTGCTTCGGTTCACGGCTGCGGTGGAGCGCACCCGCGTCGTGTTCCTCAGCACCTTCTACCACACCAAGACCGACGGCTCACTCTGTGGTCCGGTGGTGGACGACGTCTCGCTGTTGAGCGTTCGGAGCCCCCGCGCGCTCCGCCGCTGA
- the LOC103985685 gene encoding GTP-binding nuclear protein Ran1B isoform X1: MALPNQQTVDYPNFKLVLVGDGGTGKTTFVKRHLTGEFEKKYEPTIGVEVHPLDFFTNCGKIRFYCWDTAGQEKFGGLRDGYYIHGQCAIIMFDVTARLTYKNVPTWHRDLCRVCENIPIVLCGNKVDVKNRQVKAKQVTFHRKKNLQYYEISAKSNYNFEKPFLYLARKLAGDPNLHFVESPALAPPEVQIDLAAQQQHEAELAAAAAQPLPDDDDDIFD, encoded by the exons ATG GCGTTGCCGAATCAGCAGACCGTTGATTACCCTAACTTTAAGCTTGTTCTCGTCGGCGATGGCGGAACCG GCAAAACTACGTTTGTGAAGAGACACCTTACTGGTGAATTCGAGAAGAAGTATGAGC CCACTATTGGTGTTGAGGTCCATCCATTGGATTTCTTTACCAACTGTGGGAAGATCCGCTTCTATTGCTGGGATACTGCTGGCCAGGAGAAGTTTGGTGGCCTCAGAGATGGTTACTA TATCCATGGCCAATGTGCTATTATCATGTTTGATGTCACTGCCCGGTTAACATACAAAAATGTCCCAACATGGCATCGTGATCTATGCAG GGTTTGTGAAAATATTCCAATCGTGCTTTGTGGTAACAAGGTAGATGTGAAGAATAGGCAGGTTAAAGCGAAACAAGTTACATTTCACAGGAAGAAGAACCTTCAATACTATGAAATTTCAGCAAAGAGCAACTATAACTTTGAGAAGCCATTCCTTTATCTTGCTAGGAAACTTGCAGG GGATCCGaatctccattttgttgaatcaCCTGCCCTTGCTCCTCCGGAGGTGCAGATTGACCTGGCCGCACAACAACA ACATGAAGCAGAgctagctgcagctgctgctcaACCTCTccctgacgatgatgatgatatttTTGACTAG
- the LOC103985685 gene encoding GTP-binding nuclear protein Ran-B1 isoform X2 codes for MALPNQQTVDYPNFKLVLVGDGGTGKTTFVKRHLTGEFEKKYEPTIGVEVHPLDFFTNCGKIRFYCWDTAGQEKFGGLRDGYYIHGQCAIIMFDVTARLTYKNVPTWHRDLCRVCENIPIVLCGNKVDVKNRQVKAKQVTFHRKKNLQYYEISAKSNYNFEKPFLYLARKLAGILLAGIRISILLNHLPLLLRRCRLTWPHNNNMKQS; via the exons ATG GCGTTGCCGAATCAGCAGACCGTTGATTACCCTAACTTTAAGCTTGTTCTCGTCGGCGATGGCGGAACCG GCAAAACTACGTTTGTGAAGAGACACCTTACTGGTGAATTCGAGAAGAAGTATGAGC CCACTATTGGTGTTGAGGTCCATCCATTGGATTTCTTTACCAACTGTGGGAAGATCCGCTTCTATTGCTGGGATACTGCTGGCCAGGAGAAGTTTGGTGGCCTCAGAGATGGTTACTA TATCCATGGCCAATGTGCTATTATCATGTTTGATGTCACTGCCCGGTTAACATACAAAAATGTCCCAACATGGCATCGTGATCTATGCAG GGTTTGTGAAAATATTCCAATCGTGCTTTGTGGTAACAAGGTAGATGTGAAGAATAGGCAGGTTAAAGCGAAACAAGTTACATTTCACAGGAAGAAGAACCTTCAATACTATGAAATTTCAGCAAAGAGCAACTATAACTTTGAGAAGCCATTCCTTTATCTTGCTAGGAAACTTGCAGG AATTTTATTGGCAGGGATCCGaatctccattttgttgaatcaCCTGCCCTTGCTCCTCCGGAGGTGCAGATTGACCTGGCCGCACAACAACA ACATGAAGCAGAgctag
- the LOC103985666 gene encoding phospholipase D alpha 1-like isoform X2 has product MAYILLHGTLQASILEADSLLKARGDRTTQKSIQKSSTFSRSRLLKGFSWIRRVSFCRPKLVEQMEGFGNDGTANVYATIDLEKARVGRTRVMSKDELVDSFRWNESFHIYCAHHAAYIIFTVKAERAVGAAVIGRAYLPVKDVVDGAAVERWLAICGEDRKPLERGAKLHVRVKYVAVDADPEQNWGRGIADPRHTAVPRAFFPQRYGCRVRLYQDAHVPDHFIPWIPLGDGYHHDYQPQRCWEDIFDAITGARHLIYLTGWSVFTGIRLVRDPRRPRAGGDATLGELLVRKAGEGCRVLMLVWNDRTSLGLGPLKKDGLMATHDQDTLSYFRNTGVQCVLCPRNPDAASSYVQDIQISTMFTHHQKTVLVDGEAAGGGKRTILSFVGGIDLCDGRYDTQYHSLFRTLATTHRTDFHQPNFERASIRKGGPREPWHDIHCRLEGPVAWDVLCNFEQRWRKQGGGEELLLQPERIPSIRTDQYDSRAVADEDAWSVQLFRSIDGGAVSGFPDTPEAAASAGLVTGKDHVIERSIQDAYIHAIRRAKEFIYIENQYFLGSSYGWSAADGIKVEDIGALHLIPKEISLKVVSKIEAGERFTAYVVIPMWPEGIPESESVQAILDWQRRTMEMMYTDITQALRAKGIRADPKDYLSFFCLGNREGRKWPGEYQPEERPEPDTDYSRAQQARRFMIYVHAKMMIVDDEYIIVGSANINQRSMDGGRDSEIAMGAYQPSHLASEWQAARGQVHGFRLALWFEHMGTVDDVFLRPQSAECVRMVNMVAKRNWDLYASEALFDDLPGHLLSYPIDIADDGKITALPGSEVFPDTKARVLGRRSEYLPPILTT; this is encoded by the exons ATGGCGTATATTTTGCTCCATGGAACCCTGCAAGCATCGATCTTGGAGGCAGACTCCTTACTAAAAGCTCGCGGAGATCGTACTACTCAAAAATCTATTCAAAAG AGCTCCACTTTCTCGAGGAGCAGGCTGTTGAAAGGCTTCTCATGGATCAGGAGAGTCTCATTCTGCCGTCCCAAG CTCGTCGAACAGATGGAGGGATTCGGCAACGATGGCACTGCGAACGTCTACGCTACCATCGACCTGGAGAAGGCCAGGGTCGGTCGCACCAGAGTGATGAGCAAGGACGAGCTCGTCGACTCCTTCAGGTGGAATGAGTCGTTCCACATCTACTGCGCGCACCACGCAGCGTACATCATCTTCACCGTCAAGGCGGAGAGAGCCGTCGGGGCGGCGGTCATCGGCAGAGCATACCTGCCGGTGAAGGACGTCGTGGATGGCGCGGCGGTGGAGCGGTGGCTGGCGATCTGCGGCGAAGACCGCAAACCGCTGGAGCGAGGGGCTAAGCTGCATGTGAGGGTGAAGTACGTGGCCGTCGACGCCGACCCGGAGCAGAACTGGGGTAGAGGGATCGCTGATCCGAGGCACACAGCGGTGCCTCGAGCTTTCTTCCCACAGAGGTATGGCTGCAGGGTGAGGCTTTACCAGGACGCCCACGTACCAGACCACTTCATCCCGTGGATCCCGTTGGGCGATGGGTACCACCACGATTACCAGCCCCAGAGATGCTGGGAGGACATCTTCGACGCGATCACCGGCGCGCGGCATCTCATTTACCTCACTGGGTGGTCGGTTTTCACGGGGATCCGCCTGGTGAGGGATCCCCGGAGGCCAAGGGCCGGAGGAGACGCCACGCTGGGGGAGCTGCTCGTGAGGAAGGCCGGAGAAGGTTGTCGAGTGCTGATGCTGGTGTGGAACGACAGAACCTCGCTGGGACTCGGCCCGCTGAAGAAGGACGGCTTGATGGCCACGCACGACCAGGACACCTTGAGCTACTTCAGGAACACGGGCGTGCAATGCGTCCTCTGCCCTCGTAATCCTGACGCCGCGAGTAGCTACGTGCAGGACATTCAGATCTCCACCATGTTCACGCACCACCAGAAGACGGTGCTCGTCGACGGTGAGGCCGCAGGAGGTGGGAAGAGGACGATCCTGAGCTTCGTCGGCGGGATCGATCTGTGCGATGGGAGGTACGACACGCAGTACCACTCTCTCTTCCGAACTCTGGCCACGACCCATCGCACGGACTTCCACCAGCCAAACTTCGAGCGCGCGTCGATCCGCAAAGGCGGGCCGAGGGAGCCTTGGCACGACATCCACTGCCGGCTCGAAGGCCCCGTCGCTTGGGACGTGCTGTGCAACTTCGAGCAGAGGTGGAGAAAGCAGGGTGGAGGGGAGGAGCTGCTACTGCAGCCCGAACGCATTCCATCCATCCGTACGGACCAGTACGACTCTCGCGCTGTGGCGGACGAAGACGCATGGAGCGTCCAGTTGTTCCGGTCGATCGACGGTGGCGCGGTCTCTGGATTTCCCGACACACCAGAGGCGGCGGCTTCCGCGGGGCTCGTCACCGGAAAGGACCATGTCATAGAACGCAGCATCCAGGATGCTTACATTCACGCCATCCGCCGAGCGAAGGAGTTCATCTACATCGAGAACCAGTACTTCCTTGGGAGCTCGTACGGATGGAGTGCAGCAGACGGCATCAAAGTCGAGGACATCGGAGCGCTGCATCTCATCCCCAAGGAGATCTCTCTGAAGGTGGTGAGCAAGATCGAGGCCGGAGAACGGTTCACCGCGTACGTGGTGATCCCGATGTGGCCAGAGGGCATCCCCGAGAGCGAGTCGGTTCAAGCCATCTTGGACTGGCAGCGGAGGACGATGGAGATGATGTACACAGACATCACGCAGGCACTCCGAGCCAAGGGGATTCGAGCGGACCCCAAGGACTATCTCTCCTTCTTTTGCTTAGGCAATCGAGAAGGAAGGAAGTGGCCGGGCGAGTACCAGCCGGAGGAGCGACCGGAACCGGACACGGATTACAGCAGAGCTCAGCAGGCGAGGCGATTCATGATCTACGTGCACGCCAAGATGATGATAG TGGACGACGAGTACATCATCGTTGGCTCAGCGAACATCAACCAGAGATCCATGGACGGAGGAAGGGACTCGGAGATCGCGATGGGTGCGTACCAGCCCAGCCATTTGGCATCGGAATGGCAGGCGGCGCGGGGGCAAGTCCACGGCTTTCGGTTGGCGCTGTGGTTCGAGCACATGGGGACGGTCGACGACGTCTTCCTCCGTCCCCAGAGCGCTGAGTGCGTTCGCATGGTGAACATGGTGGCCAAAAGGAATTGGGATCTGTACGCGAGCGAGGCGCTGTTCGATGACCTGCCGGGCCATCTTCTTAGCTACCCCATCGACATCGCCGACGATGGAAAGATCACGGCGTTGCCGGGGTCGGAGGTCTTCCCGGACACCAAGGCCCGAGTTCTTGGGAGAAGGTCCGAGTACCTTCCCCCCATTCTCACCACATGA
- the LOC103985666 gene encoding phospholipase D alpha 1-like isoform X1 yields MHGVIAAVKWESSTFSRSRLLKGFSWIRRVSFCRPKLVEQMEGFGNDGTANVYATIDLEKARVGRTRVMSKDELVDSFRWNESFHIYCAHHAAYIIFTVKAERAVGAAVIGRAYLPVKDVVDGAAVERWLAICGEDRKPLERGAKLHVRVKYVAVDADPEQNWGRGIADPRHTAVPRAFFPQRYGCRVRLYQDAHVPDHFIPWIPLGDGYHHDYQPQRCWEDIFDAITGARHLIYLTGWSVFTGIRLVRDPRRPRAGGDATLGELLVRKAGEGCRVLMLVWNDRTSLGLGPLKKDGLMATHDQDTLSYFRNTGVQCVLCPRNPDAASSYVQDIQISTMFTHHQKTVLVDGEAAGGGKRTILSFVGGIDLCDGRYDTQYHSLFRTLATTHRTDFHQPNFERASIRKGGPREPWHDIHCRLEGPVAWDVLCNFEQRWRKQGGGEELLLQPERIPSIRTDQYDSRAVADEDAWSVQLFRSIDGGAVSGFPDTPEAAASAGLVTGKDHVIERSIQDAYIHAIRRAKEFIYIENQYFLGSSYGWSAADGIKVEDIGALHLIPKEISLKVVSKIEAGERFTAYVVIPMWPEGIPESESVQAILDWQRRTMEMMYTDITQALRAKGIRADPKDYLSFFCLGNREGRKWPGEYQPEERPEPDTDYSRAQQARRFMIYVHAKMMIVDDEYIIVGSANINQRSMDGGRDSEIAMGAYQPSHLASEWQAARGQVHGFRLALWFEHMGTVDDVFLRPQSAECVRMVNMVAKRNWDLYASEALFDDLPGHLLSYPIDIADDGKITALPGSEVFPDTKARVLGRRSEYLPPILTT; encoded by the exons ATGCATGGTGTTATTGCCGCTGTCAAATGGGAGAGCTCCACTTTCTCGAGGAGCAGGCTGTTGAAAGGCTTCTCATGGATCAGGAGAGTCTCATTCTGCCGTCCCAAG CTCGTCGAACAGATGGAGGGATTCGGCAACGATGGCACTGCGAACGTCTACGCTACCATCGACCTGGAGAAGGCCAGGGTCGGTCGCACCAGAGTGATGAGCAAGGACGAGCTCGTCGACTCCTTCAGGTGGAATGAGTCGTTCCACATCTACTGCGCGCACCACGCAGCGTACATCATCTTCACCGTCAAGGCGGAGAGAGCCGTCGGGGCGGCGGTCATCGGCAGAGCATACCTGCCGGTGAAGGACGTCGTGGATGGCGCGGCGGTGGAGCGGTGGCTGGCGATCTGCGGCGAAGACCGCAAACCGCTGGAGCGAGGGGCTAAGCTGCATGTGAGGGTGAAGTACGTGGCCGTCGACGCCGACCCGGAGCAGAACTGGGGTAGAGGGATCGCTGATCCGAGGCACACAGCGGTGCCTCGAGCTTTCTTCCCACAGAGGTATGGCTGCAGGGTGAGGCTTTACCAGGACGCCCACGTACCAGACCACTTCATCCCGTGGATCCCGTTGGGCGATGGGTACCACCACGATTACCAGCCCCAGAGATGCTGGGAGGACATCTTCGACGCGATCACCGGCGCGCGGCATCTCATTTACCTCACTGGGTGGTCGGTTTTCACGGGGATCCGCCTGGTGAGGGATCCCCGGAGGCCAAGGGCCGGAGGAGACGCCACGCTGGGGGAGCTGCTCGTGAGGAAGGCCGGAGAAGGTTGTCGAGTGCTGATGCTGGTGTGGAACGACAGAACCTCGCTGGGACTCGGCCCGCTGAAGAAGGACGGCTTGATGGCCACGCACGACCAGGACACCTTGAGCTACTTCAGGAACACGGGCGTGCAATGCGTCCTCTGCCCTCGTAATCCTGACGCCGCGAGTAGCTACGTGCAGGACATTCAGATCTCCACCATGTTCACGCACCACCAGAAGACGGTGCTCGTCGACGGTGAGGCCGCAGGAGGTGGGAAGAGGACGATCCTGAGCTTCGTCGGCGGGATCGATCTGTGCGATGGGAGGTACGACACGCAGTACCACTCTCTCTTCCGAACTCTGGCCACGACCCATCGCACGGACTTCCACCAGCCAAACTTCGAGCGCGCGTCGATCCGCAAAGGCGGGCCGAGGGAGCCTTGGCACGACATCCACTGCCGGCTCGAAGGCCCCGTCGCTTGGGACGTGCTGTGCAACTTCGAGCAGAGGTGGAGAAAGCAGGGTGGAGGGGAGGAGCTGCTACTGCAGCCCGAACGCATTCCATCCATCCGTACGGACCAGTACGACTCTCGCGCTGTGGCGGACGAAGACGCATGGAGCGTCCAGTTGTTCCGGTCGATCGACGGTGGCGCGGTCTCTGGATTTCCCGACACACCAGAGGCGGCGGCTTCCGCGGGGCTCGTCACCGGAAAGGACCATGTCATAGAACGCAGCATCCAGGATGCTTACATTCACGCCATCCGCCGAGCGAAGGAGTTCATCTACATCGAGAACCAGTACTTCCTTGGGAGCTCGTACGGATGGAGTGCAGCAGACGGCATCAAAGTCGAGGACATCGGAGCGCTGCATCTCATCCCCAAGGAGATCTCTCTGAAGGTGGTGAGCAAGATCGAGGCCGGAGAACGGTTCACCGCGTACGTGGTGATCCCGATGTGGCCAGAGGGCATCCCCGAGAGCGAGTCGGTTCAAGCCATCTTGGACTGGCAGCGGAGGACGATGGAGATGATGTACACAGACATCACGCAGGCACTCCGAGCCAAGGGGATTCGAGCGGACCCCAAGGACTATCTCTCCTTCTTTTGCTTAGGCAATCGAGAAGGAAGGAAGTGGCCGGGCGAGTACCAGCCGGAGGAGCGACCGGAACCGGACACGGATTACAGCAGAGCTCAGCAGGCGAGGCGATTCATGATCTACGTGCACGCCAAGATGATGATAG TGGACGACGAGTACATCATCGTTGGCTCAGCGAACATCAACCAGAGATCCATGGACGGAGGAAGGGACTCGGAGATCGCGATGGGTGCGTACCAGCCCAGCCATTTGGCATCGGAATGGCAGGCGGCGCGGGGGCAAGTCCACGGCTTTCGGTTGGCGCTGTGGTTCGAGCACATGGGGACGGTCGACGACGTCTTCCTCCGTCCCCAGAGCGCTGAGTGCGTTCGCATGGTGAACATGGTGGCCAAAAGGAATTGGGATCTGTACGCGAGCGAGGCGCTGTTCGATGACCTGCCGGGCCATCTTCTTAGCTACCCCATCGACATCGCCGACGATGGAAAGATCACGGCGTTGCCGGGGTCGGAGGTCTTCCCGGACACCAAGGCCCGAGTTCTTGGGAGAAGGTCCGAGTACCTTCCCCCCATTCTCACCACATGA